Proteins encoded in a region of the Marmota flaviventris isolate mMarFla1 chromosome 3, mMarFla1.hap1, whole genome shotgun sequence genome:
- the C3H12orf50 gene encoding uncharacterized protein C12orf50 homolog isoform X1, protein MAEVGNDCYFFFNSTCIKGSQCRFRHCEEALGSDTVCSLWRERKCLDPLCRFRHMEMQQNCSISCFWETQPLGCVKISCIFYHSKPRNINGLFLPPSSNTTLQKESQEGIPPVNHSQEPLKPQDNITRPIHHPLVLKTNFEDEEEEGEEQNDASSLWTKTPEEIEEKRAIKEMCYKSGEYYRFQTPPDISSSKSIAPTVEKELEKPLENGSELQEGDGLTVPTKFSLFERQGEIKTSLDRKPRTDIATLENGGGDCYVPQRIIFLGVDESEALSEEKEITTPKCSNNKDNKDSPHPKRSLTTRLVPTTHVLNATENISMKCREDPSSMNDVQPVRKPHFKGVKKRKWIYDEPKNFPGSGMRRAVQLQNPKNKMSYHHNNKNRNAENSAYIHVQRDAVRTVPLNAPPRSRPPSGSYHKADVNKEPKLNLCSDKYMSTSYNGSAWRKRIPFSKPYSKTEKIYPEPRRNGSK, encoded by the exons ATGGCAGAAGTTGGGAATGactgctatttcttttttaattccacATGCATAAAG GGTTCCCAGTGCCGATTTCGACACTGTGAAGAAGCCCTTGGCAGTGACACTGTGTGCTCattatggagagagagaaaatgtttaGATCCACTTTGCAGATTTAGACACATGGAAATGCAG CAAAATTGCAGCATTTCATGTTTTTGGGAAACTCAGCCTCTTGGTTGTGTGAAGATCAGTTGTATCTTTTATCACAGCAAACCTCGAAATATCAATGGATTATTTTTGCCACCAAGTAGCA ATACCACACTACAGAAAGAAAGTCAGGAAGGAATTCCACCGGTGAACCACAGTCAGGAACCTCTGAAACCTCAGGATAACATAACACGACCCATTCATCATCCTTTAGTTTTAAAAACTAACTttgaggatgaagaggaggaaggagaggaacaaAATG atGCTTCTAGTTTATGGACAAAGACTcctgaagaaattgaagaaaaaagagCAATAAAGGAGATGTGTTATAAATCTG GTGAATACTATAGATTTCAAACTCCTCCAgatatttcatcatcaaaaagCATAGCTCCTACAGTGGAAAAAGAGCTAGAAAAACCTTTGGAAAATGGCAGTGAATTGCAGGAAG GGGATGGTCTTACAGTTCCAACAAAATTTAGCCTATTTGAAAGGCAAGGTGAGATAAAAACATCATTGGATAGGAAACCAAGGACTGACATTGCTACTCTAGAAAATGGAG GAGGTGACTGTTATGTTCCACAAAGGATCATATTTCTTGGAGTAGATGAAAGTGAAGCTTTAAGTGAAGAGAAGGAAATCACCACACCAAAATGTTCAAATAATAAAG ATAACAAGGACAGTCCTCATCCAAAGCGTTCCCTAACTACCCGACTAGTACCTACAACGCATGTATTAAATGCTACTGAGAATATCAGTATGAAGTGCAGAGAGGACCCCTCTTCAA TGAATGATGTCCAGCCAGTGAGGAAGCCTCATTTTAAAggtgtgaaaaaaagaaaatggatttatGATGAACCAAAGAACTTTCCTGGCTCTGGAATGCGGAGAG CTGTACAGCTCCAAAAtcccaaaaataaaatgagttaccatcataataataaaaaccgAAATGCTGAGAATTCAGCTTATATCCACGTTCAAAGAGATGCTGTCAGGACTGTCCCACTGAATGCACCGCCCCGCAGCAGACCCCCGAGTGGATCCTACCATAAAGCTGATGTTAACAAGGAACCCAAACTCAACCTCTGTTCAG